From a single Miscanthus floridulus cultivar M001 chromosome 8, ASM1932011v1, whole genome shotgun sequence genomic region:
- the LOC136470517 gene encoding uncharacterized protein, with translation MALRALVSSPAFQGGGGEGASRLVIARPEAEANTPEAWALGKRIVSLVGSVVEVEQAAVGATQLPPKRQAEVPALTPHKALKVSTSSTTQWVVEAQAAIQHGAASARADLKEPVAQGEVAEAALTQAGEEAPMPCEAEAHESDGAEAPSVVEATKAEAEAAKTSEAEAMEVRAFGTTEVGVAEAGAPRTTEAEVVERALAVVSSHYTSVDLEAVSDGYVLAENDEEADEEVAKLMKVAKGLGTALVKLFEEEVVPPTPSIDAGDPEP, from the exons ATGGCGCTCAGGGCATTGGTGAGCAGCCCGGCATtccaaggaggaggaggggagggcgcctCGAGGCTAGTGATCGCCCGCCCCGAGGCTGAGGCCAACACGCCTGAGGCATGGGCGTTAGGGAAGCGCATcgtcagcctggtgggctcggtggtggaggtggagcaggcggcggtGGGGGCAACGCAACTACCCCC gaagcgtcaggcggaagtgCCTGCCTTGACGCcacataaggcgctcaaggtgagcaccagctccaccacccaatgggtggtggaggcacaagccgccatacaACATGGCGCAGCGTCAGCAAGGGCCGACCtaaaggagccggtcgcccaaggagaggttgccgaggcggccctaACGCAAGCGGGGGAGGAAGCGCCTATGCCCTGTGAGGCTGAGGCccacgagtcagatggggccgaggcaCCCTCAGTTGTTGAGGCCACCAAGGCTGAGGCCGAGGCCGCCAAGACCTCCGAGGCTGAGGCAATGGAGGTCAGGGCATTCGGGACCACCGAGGTTggggtggcggaggccggagcccctaggaccaccgaggccgaggtggtggaG cgtgccttggccgtcgtctcctcgcactacaccagcgtcgacctcgaggccgtcagcgaCGGCTATGTCCTGGCCGAgaatgacgaggaggccgatgaggaggtcgcgaagctgatgAAGGTGGCTAAGGGCCTCGGCACGGCACTGGtgaagctgttcgaagaggaggtggttcctcccacacCGTCTATCGAcgctggagaccctgagccttga